Within the uncultured Draconibacterium sp. genome, the region ATGAGCAACGATGAAATGCACGAAGTATTCAAAAAATGGAACGAAGGTATTCTAGACAGTTACCTGATTGAGATTACACGCGACATTTTAGGATATAAAGATGAGAACGGGGAAGAAACTGTTGAAATGATCCTTGACACTGCGGGACAAAAAGGAACCGGAAAATGGACAGGTATTTCAGCTCTTGACCTGGGTATTCCGTTAACACTGATCGGCGAATCAGTTTTCTCAAGATGTTTATCGGCTCAGAAAGATTTGCGTGTTCAGGCTTCAAAAGTAATCGAAGGCCCAAAACCGGAATTTAAAGGCGACAAACAACAGTTTATCAACGATATTGAGAGTGCATTGTTAGGAGCAAAAATTATTTCGTACGCACAAGGCTACAATCTGATGATGGAAGCTGCCAGCGAAAACGGATGGAACCTGAATTACGGTGGAATTGCCCTGATGTGGCGTGGTGGATGTATCATCCGTTCGGTTTTCCTTAACGATATTAAGAAAGCATTTGATAACAATCCAGAATTGCCAAACTTATTGCTTGATCCGTTCTTCAAACAGAAAGTTGAGGAAGCACAGGCAGGCTGGCGCCGTGTTTGTGCAACTGCATTGGCCAACGGAATTCCGGTGCCAGCATTAACATCGGCACTGTGCTATTTTGATGGTTTCCGCAGCGAACGTTTACCTGCCAACTTACTTCAGGCACAACGCGACTATTTCGGTGCACATACTTACGAAAGAGTTGACAAACCACGTGGTGAATTTTTCCACACTAACTGGACAGGCCGCGGCGGCGACACTGCATCGTCAACTTACAACGCTTAAAAAAATTAATGAGATAAAAGAAAAGGAAGCAGGTGCTTCCTTTTTTTATTTTTAGAAATTTATCATCGCTTTTATAGCCCCGAATTTGTAGCCCTCAACAACATCAAAAGCCACCGGCGTTTCTTCCAACGTAAACTCGTGCGTAACCATCTTAGAGACTTGTACAGCTCCGGAAATTACCAGATCAATAGCCTCTTCAACACAATGGTTTTGCCGACGCACATTAATTGCGGTTAATTCTTTTCGGCGCATTAAATCCATATCGAAAACATATTGCGCATCCGGCGGAATTCCAACCAAAATCAGCTTTCCTCCGGGCTTTAGAATTTTGGTGGCATTATCAACCGCTTTCTGATCGCCACTGGCCTCAAAAACCACATCGAGTAATAGTTCTTCCTGTTTTTGCACAGCAGCTTCTACCTCTCCATTTATAGGATTTATCAACCACGAAGCACCAATTTCACCGGCTTTACTCAAGCGGTAATCCAGCGGTTCAATCACTCCCACTTTTGTTACATCGTCGGCTAATAATTTCAGAAGTATACTTAAACCAATTGGCCCTGCCCCAAAAATACCAACCGCAGTTTCCTTTTTCTGAATTTGAGCCAGCTTAACTGCATAAACACCAATTGAAAGAGGTTCGATCAATGCTGCCTGTCTCGCATTTAATTTATCAGTAACCGGAAAGCATGTATACGACGGCATAACAATGTACTCCGACAAACAGCCTTCAATTTGTCCAGGACAACCTAAAAACTTATTGTTTCGGCAGGTATGCGGACGCCCTGCCAAACACTGATCGCAAGTACCGCAATGCACCGACGGATCGACAACCACCAGGTCGCCAACCTTTACATTTGCAACTTCTTTGCCGGTTTCAACAATTATTCCCGAACACTCGTGCCCTACCTTAAACGGGTATTCAACTACCTGCGAGCCGATCTTTCCTTCCGAATAATAATGAATGTCGGATCCACAAACCCCAACAGTTGAGATTTTTATCTTAACATCGGTCTCGCTCGTTAACTCAGGATCAGCTGCCTCCGTTAACTTCATCTGCCGGATACCGGTTAATACTACTGCTTTCATTTATAAAAGAATTAGCTATTTACAATTTCAACACCGGCTTTCTTGCCGCTTGTAAGTAACTGTAAGGAATTTATCCTTTCATTTAATTATTCGTCTTTTTCACTTACACCGCTGTAAGATTTCCTAACAGTTACCAAGATTTTGATTAAAAATACAATCTGGAACTATTCATGCCAAATAAAAGAGCATATAACTTAATTTCATTCGTTTAAAATTGTATGTTTTCATAGGCATAGTATGGAACTCGTCCCATTTTAATAATGCTTTTAAATGTGAATATATTACATGCTCGTTTCGTTTAATAATATTAAGTTACTCATTGTGCAAGTTCAAACTAATTCCTGAAATTCATACGAGATTTTCCAGAAGAAAACATTGAAGAATGTAAAAAAGGCACCTTTCATTACATTGAAATTTAGCTATAAATGTTACAAAATGCTACAATATTAAGTGCTGCTTTGAGCAGATAAAAGAATATGATTTTTATCATCTCATTCGCTTTTTTTGTATTTTTCGAATAAATCACGATTTTTTTCAAAAAACACCAAAACTATTCTATAACATATTGTCAATATCACAAACACTGACAATCAACACCATAAGCCTTATTAACAACATTATTTTAACAAACATTAATTAATTTTAAAAAATACTTAAGATTTAAATCATTTTTATACTATATTAGCGGTGCCTTATATGAATGAAACGATTTAGATACTTATTAGAACTACCTTTTCTCTATTAGACCAATAAGTTTTCTGATCTAACTAAACTAGACTATGAACAATCGGGTTATCAGCAAAAGATAACCCGCTTTTTTTTGCAAAATTGAATCAGGTCAAACGTTTCAGCAAACCCATAAACCGGAAGTAGAACAATATTCCTGCAGTTCCCAAGCCAACCAAATAACCATACCAGATTCCCTGAGGTCCGGCATTTAAAACAAACGCAAAAACATAACTGGTTGGAATACCAATTAACAAATAAGCTATAAATGCAATTAGCATGGGCTTGGTAACATCGGCCATTCCACGTAACGAACTTTGCATAATAACCTGCAAACCATCGAACAGCTGAAATACAGCAGCAATTATCAATAAACTGGCTGCCACTTCAATAACATTTTCATCGGTAGTAAACATTAATGGAAGTATGTGTCGGGCCAAAATAAATGAGAGCGCAGATAACGACATAACCATCAGAACCAAATGAGTAGAAGCAAAAACAGCTCTTCGTAGCGACACGTAATCCTTCTCTCCCATTTGATGACTTACACGAATTGTATTGGCCTGCGAAATGCCCAACGAAATCATATAGGTAAATGTCGCCAATCCAAGAGCCACCTGATGTGCGGCAAGCTGAGTCTCTCCCAGCCAGCCCATCATAACAGCTCCAATAGCGAAAGCAGCAACTTCAACAATTAATTGAAAACCAATAGGAATACCAATTCTCAACAGAGCCTGAATATCCTTTTTAAATATTCTCTGATAGCGGGCAAAAACAAAATATCGTTTATACCGATTATTACGAAGTATAAAATATGCAAACAACAAAGGCATACATATTCGCGAGGTTAGTGTACCGATTCCTGCTCCCATAAGCCCCATTTCCGGGAATCCGAACTTACCAAATATAAACACATAGTTCACCGCAATATTTATTACGTTGGCAGTAAGCGTGATTTGCATGGCAATTTTTGTATTTCCTATTCCCTCGAAAAACTGCTTTAAAGTGAAAAAGAACATAAAAGGGAGATATGAAGAACAAAGCAAGAGGTAATACGGCCGGGCCAGATGCAAAACATTTTCAGGCTGGCCCATATACGGCAAAAAGAAATATATACTAAACATGATCGCCGTTAAAGCGACTGATGCGGTAAGATGTGCTGCGATTCCATTTTTCAACCAAATAATAGCTTTCTGCAACTGGTTTTGCCCGAAAGCTTTGCCAACCAATGGCGTAAGGCCCATGGTTACGCCCATACCAAAAACCATCCCGATCATGAACACACTGTTGGCAAACGATGCTGCAGCCAGCTCTGTTGTTCCAACATGCCCAACCATCATATTGTCGGCAAGCGATACGGTAACCTGTCCGATTTGCGATAAAACGATCGGAAGTGCCAGAGTTAGATTACGCCTGTAAAATGGAATATAATCTTGAAATTTCATTCCGCAAATCTACAACTTCACGCTCATCAATTATGTAAAAACACAACTATTTTCGCTTATTAAATACGTATGAAACTTTAAACGAGACATATGGTTTTCTTTCAAAATCTGTTTCCACATACAGATTGTCTCCTGTAGTTCGGGTCTGATACTTCATACTGTCAAATATATTTGCCCATGAAACCTCGGTTGTTAGTTTTCGGCTAAAGAATGATTTACGCAATACCAGGTTCGAATAGGCATAGCCGTCCCGTTCTATTTGAGCGCTAATACCTTTGCTTTGATAAACAAACTGGTAGCGCAAACTGAGTGTTTTTGAGA harbors:
- a CDS encoding alcohol dehydrogenase catalytic domain-containing protein — protein: MKAVVLTGIRQMKLTEAADPELTSETDVKIKISTVGVCGSDIHYYSEGKIGSQVVEYPFKVGHECSGIIVETGKEVANVKVGDLVVVDPSVHCGTCDQCLAGRPHTCRNNKFLGCPGQIEGCLSEYIVMPSYTCFPVTDKLNARQAALIEPLSIGVYAVKLAQIQKKETAVGIFGAGPIGLSILLKLLADDVTKVGVIEPLDYRLSKAGEIGASWLINPINGEVEAAVQKQEELLLDVVFEASGDQKAVDNATKILKPGGKLILVGIPPDAQYVFDMDLMRRKELTAINVRRQNHCVEEAIDLVISGAVQVSKMVTHEFTLEETPVAFDVVEGYKFGAIKAMINF
- a CDS encoding MATE family efflux transporter yields the protein MKFQDYIPFYRRNLTLALPIVLSQIGQVTVSLADNMMVGHVGTTELAAASFANSVFMIGMVFGMGVTMGLTPLVGKAFGQNQLQKAIIWLKNGIAAHLTASVALTAIMFSIYFFLPYMGQPENVLHLARPYYLLLCSSYLPFMFFFTLKQFFEGIGNTKIAMQITLTANVINIAVNYVFIFGKFGFPEMGLMGAGIGTLTSRICMPLLFAYFILRNNRYKRYFVFARYQRIFKKDIQALLRIGIPIGFQLIVEVAAFAIGAVMMGWLGETQLAAHQVALGLATFTYMISLGISQANTIRVSHQMGEKDYVSLRRAVFASTHLVLMVMSLSALSFILARHILPLMFTTDENVIEVAASLLIIAAVFQLFDGLQVIMQSSLRGMADVTKPMLIAFIAYLLIGIPTSYVFAFVLNAGPQGIWYGYLVGLGTAGILFYFRFMGLLKRLT
- the gnd gene encoding decarboxylating NADP(+)-dependent phosphogluconate dehydrogenase, with the translated sequence MKKLADIGLIGLAVMGENLVLNMESKGYTVAVYNRTVEKVDKFTTGRGAGKNFIGAHSIEEFCASLEKPRKVMMLVKAGQPVDDFIDMVIPHLEAGDIIIDGGNSHFPDTIRRTKYVESKGLLYIGTGVSGGEEGALKGPSIMPGGSPDAWPHVKEIFQAVSAKVESGEACCDWVGEGGAGHFVKMVHNGIEYGDMQIITEAYQLMKELLGMSNDEMHEVFKKWNEGILDSYLIEITRDILGYKDENGEETVEMILDTAGQKGTGKWTGISALDLGIPLTLIGESVFSRCLSAQKDLRVQASKVIEGPKPEFKGDKQQFINDIESALLGAKIISYAQGYNLMMEAASENGWNLNYGGIALMWRGGCIIRSVFLNDIKKAFDNNPELPNLLLDPFFKQKVEEAQAGWRRVCATALANGIPVPALTSALCYFDGFRSERLPANLLQAQRDYFGAHTYERVDKPRGEFFHTNWTGRGGDTASSTYNA